From Ostreibacterium oceani, the proteins below share one genomic window:
- the rpsN gene encoding 30S ribosomal protein S14, with protein sequence MAKKSMINREAKRAKMVAKYADKRATLKQIIANPETTDEARTEAQLKLQKLPRDASPVRIQRRCRVTGRPHAVYRKFGLCRNKLREHAMEGEVPGLRKASW encoded by the coding sequence ATGGCTAAAAAAAGTATGATTAATCGTGAGGCAAAACGCGCCAAAATGGTAGCGAAATATGCCGACAAACGTGCGACCCTTAAGCAAATTATTGCAAACCCAGAAACGACGGATGAGGCAAGGACCGAAGCGCAATTAAAGCTTCAGAAATTACCTAGAGATGCATCGCCTGTTAGAATTCAGCGGCGTTGTCGCGTGACGGGTCGTCCGCATGCCGTCTATAGAAAATTTGGGCTTTGCCGCAACAAATTGCGCGAACATGCAATGGAAGGTGAAGTACCCGGTTTACGTAAAGCAAGCTGGTAA
- the rplO gene encoding 50S ribosomal protein L15, whose translation MELNNLTHAGSRTERKRVGRGIGSGLGKTCGRGHKGQKSRSGGYHKVGFEGGQMPLQRRLPKVGFTSRKKLTSARLPISALNKLSGEVTLARLIEENLIAGSAKRCKIYLSGELASNVQIKGIAVSAGAKAMIESAGGSVSE comes from the coding sequence ATGGAATTAAATAATCTTACCCATGCGGGCAGTCGTACTGAACGTAAACGAGTAGGTCGTGGAATAGGCTCAGGTTTAGGCAAGACTTGTGGTCGTGGACACAAAGGGCAAAAGTCTCGCTCAGGCGGCTATCATAAAGTCGGGTTTGAGGGCGGACAAATGCCATTGCAGCGCCGTTTGCCTAAGGTTGGCTTTACGTCGCGTAAAAAATTAACATCAGCCCGTTTGCCGATTTCGGCGTTAAATAAATTGTCAGGTGAAGTTACCTTGGCGCGTTTGATCGAAGAAAATCTAATTGCAGGTTCTGCTAAGCGCTGTAAAATTTACTTGTCAGGTGAGCTTGCGTCTAATGTCCAAATTAAAGGCATTGCAGTCTCTGCAGGCGCTAAGGCGATGATTGAAAGCGCTGGTGGAAGCGTAAGCGAGTAA
- the rplQ gene encoding 50S ribosomal protein L17 — translation MRHKKSGRQLNRNSSHRKAMFRNMACSLIEHGIIKTTLPKAKELRRVVEPLITHAKKNDNVQGRRHAFDHMRDDAAVQKLFNEIAPLSKTRNGGYVRILKCGFRTGDNAPMAYVELVDRPQPVVASDGEENSAGQEAE, via the coding sequence ATGAGACATAAAAAATCCGGTCGACAACTAAATAGAAATAGCTCACATCGTAAGGCGATGTTTCGTAATATGGCGTGTTCTTTGATTGAACATGGCATCATTAAAACAACTTTGCCAAAGGCAAAGGAATTACGCCGTGTGGTAGAGCCGCTAATTACGCATGCCAAGAAAAATGACAATGTTCAAGGCCGTCGCCATGCATTTGATCATATGCGAGATGATGCGGCAGTGCAAAAATTATTCAATGAAATTGCCCCCCTTTCTAAAACACGTAATGGCGGTTATGTGCGTATTTTGAAATGCGGTTTTAGAACTGGCGACAATGCGCCAATGGCATATGTTGAGTTAGTTGATCGCCCTCAGCCTGTGGTTGCTTCAGATGGCGAAGAAAATAGTGCAGGTCAAGAAGCTGAATAA
- the secY gene encoding preprotein translocase subunit SecY, whose amino-acid sequence MSKAKLGQRPGQKTGLGSELGQRLLFVIAAIIIYRLGTYIPIPGMNMADIQDAINNRDAGDLSAFANLFSGGAIERMSIFALGVMPYISASIVIQLLSHMPGKLKDLRQSGTQGRRKILQYTRYLTLAVAFFQGVALCLAFQERALYAGPAFWLVGGFTFACGAMFLMWLGEQINERGIGNGISILILAGIVASMPSVFGGLVSSAKSGDVSTALVLAIFAIIVALFVVIVFVETSQRRIPIHYARQQTGMAMGQNAPYLPLKVNLAGVIPVIFATAIIILIGAVLSFMSNLDVLNEGLGGSFTRYMGLATAKMQSGQPIYILIFGLLIVAFTFFYTGLVFENKELADDLKKSGAFIQGVRPGKATADYIDHVQSRLTMVGAIYLAGVVLLPEVFNMNQSNSVLLQFGGASILIIVVVIMDLVQKIQAMRMSTQYESLMKKSHLGRKRT is encoded by the coding sequence ATGTCTAAAGCGAAATTAGGGCAAAGGCCAGGGCAAAAAACTGGACTTGGTTCAGAGTTGGGCCAACGGCTCCTCTTTGTGATTGCGGCTATTATCATTTATCGTTTGGGGACTTATATTCCCATCCCAGGTATGAATATGGCAGATATCCAAGATGCAATTAATAATCGAGATGCTGGCGACTTAAGCGCGTTTGCAAACCTGTTTTCAGGGGGGGCAATTGAGCGGATGTCAATTTTCGCCTTAGGTGTAATGCCCTATATTTCTGCGTCGATTGTGATTCAGCTACTTTCGCATATGCCAGGTAAACTCAAGGATCTGCGACAAAGCGGAACGCAAGGTCGTCGTAAGATTCTCCAGTATACGAGGTATTTGACTTTGGCGGTTGCCTTTTTTCAGGGTGTGGCGTTGTGCTTGGCTTTTCAGGAGCGAGCCTTGTACGCGGGGCCGGCGTTTTGGTTAGTCGGTGGCTTTACCTTTGCTTGCGGTGCGATGTTTTTGATGTGGCTAGGCGAGCAAATTAACGAGCGCGGCATCGGCAATGGGATTTCTATTTTGATTTTGGCTGGTATTGTGGCCTCTATGCCGTCGGTGTTTGGTGGGCTTGTTTCTAGCGCCAAATCGGGCGATGTTTCAACGGCGTTGGTATTGGCAATTTTTGCCATCATTGTGGCGCTATTTGTGGTGATTGTGTTTGTGGAGACTTCTCAGAGACGCATACCCATCCACTACGCAAGGCAGCAAACTGGTATGGCGATGGGGCAAAACGCACCTTATTTGCCGTTAAAAGTTAATTTGGCGGGTGTAATTCCCGTGATATTTGCCACTGCAATTATCATCCTTATTGGGGCCGTCTTGTCCTTTATGAGTAATCTGGATGTACTTAACGAAGGGTTGGGCGGTTCATTCACCCGTTATATGGGGCTGGCAACTGCTAAAATGCAAAGTGGGCAACCGATTTATATTTTGATATTCGGCTTGTTAATCGTTGCCTTTACCTTCTTTTACACAGGTTTGGTGTTTGAGAACAAAGAGTTGGCGGATGACTTGAAAAAATCAGGCGCTTTTATACAAGGGGTGCGCCCTGGTAAGGCAACTGCTGATTATATTGACCACGTGCAGAGTCGTTTGACGATGGTTGGTGCGATTTATTTGGCTGGCGTTGTCTTGTTACCAGAGGTCTTTAACATGAATCAAAGTAATTCTGTATTACTACAATTTGGTGGTGCGTCTATCTTGATTATTGTGGTAGTCATTATGGATTTGGTACAAAAAATTCAAGCAATGCGAATGTCAACACAGTATGAATCGTTGATGAAAAAATCGCATTTAGGTCGAAAACGAACATAA
- the rplX gene encoding 50S ribosomal protein L24, with product MNRIKKGDEVIIIAGKNKGNTGTVESVKDDRVVITGQNLVTKHIKGNPMTGETGGLIKKEAAIHTSNVMLVEDGKGVRVGFRDEAGKKVRFSKKSGATI from the coding sequence ATGAATCGAATTAAAAAAGGCGATGAAGTTATCATTATCGCAGGAAAAAATAAAGGTAACACAGGCACGGTTGAATCAGTTAAAGATGATAGAGTTGTCATTACAGGACAAAACTTGGTCACCAAACATATCAAAGGCAATCCGATGACAGGTGAAACTGGTGGCTTGATTAAAAAGGAAGCCGCTATCCATACTTCTAATGTGATGTTGGTGGAGGATGGCAAAGGTGTAAGAGTAGGATTTCGGGATGAGGCGGGTAAGAAGGTTCGCTTTTCGAAGAAATCTGGCGCAACGATATAG
- the rplE gene encoding 50S ribosomal protein L5: MARLKTMYRETIANELQSSLGAPSIMAVPKLEKITLNMGVGEAVADKKIIERAMADLATITGQKPIITLSKKSVAGFKIRDGWPIGCKVTLRGEKMYEFLDRLVNVAIPRIRDFRGLNAKAFDGRGNYNMGVKEQIMFPEIDFEKIDAIRGLDIAITTTAKTDDEARQLLSAFGFPFRT, encoded by the coding sequence ATGGCAAGATTAAAAACTATGTATCGTGAGACGATTGCCAATGAGCTGCAATCAAGCCTGGGTGCGCCAAGTATTATGGCGGTACCTAAGCTAGAGAAAATCACGCTAAATATGGGTGTGGGCGAAGCCGTTGCCGATAAAAAAATTATCGAGCGAGCAATGGCCGACTTAGCAACAATTACGGGTCAAAAACCGATTATTACCTTGTCTAAAAAGTCAGTTGCAGGATTTAAGATTCGTGATGGTTGGCCGATTGGATGCAAAGTCACGTTACGCGGTGAAAAAATGTATGAATTTTTGGATCGTTTGGTTAATGTCGCCATACCGCGAATTCGAGATTTTCGCGGGCTTAATGCCAAGGCATTTGATGGGCGTGGCAACTACAATATGGGCGTCAAGGAACAGATTATGTTCCCTGAGATTGACTTTGAAAAAATCGATGCAATTCGTGGTTTAGATATTGCAATCACAACAACAGCGAAAACTGATGATGAAGCGAGACAGCTACTGTCTGCCTTTGGTTTTCCTTTTAGAACATAG
- the rplF gene encoding 50S ribosomal protein L6, translating to MSRIAKNPIPLIAGVKISIDDRTVTVEGKNGQLSMQLHDSVTIAQSEDQLTVAPKIQDRPSWAMAGTMRSLVNNMLIGVSQGYEKKLKLIGVGYRAAIQGNRLNLTLGFSHPIDFEIPEGIKVDAPSQTDLVISGADKQLVGEVAAKIRAFRPPEPYKGKGVRYADEQIKLKEAKKK from the coding sequence ATGTCAAGAATAGCTAAAAATCCAATTCCATTAATAGCGGGTGTAAAAATCTCTATTGATGACCGCACTGTCACAGTCGAGGGTAAAAATGGTCAGTTGTCCATGCAACTTCATGATTCAGTGACAATCGCGCAAAGTGAAGACCAGTTAACCGTTGCACCAAAGATACAAGATCGTCCTTCTTGGGCAATGGCTGGGACAATGCGTTCGCTGGTCAACAATATGCTAATCGGTGTCTCTCAAGGTTATGAGAAAAAATTGAAATTGATTGGTGTTGGTTATCGTGCGGCCATCCAAGGTAATCGTTTAAATCTAACGCTGGGCTTTTCTCATCCAATAGATTTTGAAATACCTGAAGGCATTAAGGTCGATGCGCCTAGCCAGACAGATTTGGTGATTTCTGGAGCAGATAAACAGCTCGTGGGTGAGGTAGCGGCGAAAATCCGTGCCTTTAGACCGCCAGAGCCATACAAAGGCAAAGGGGTTCGTTATGCTGATGAGCAAATTAAGCTCAAAGAAGCGAAGAAAAAATAG
- a CDS encoding DNA-directed RNA polymerase subunit alpha: MNSVLLQPRNISVEGDGVTSKVVLEPLARGFGHTLGNALRRILLSSMEGAAVVECEIEGVLHEYATIEGVQEDVMDILLNLRSLAIRMPEGDEATISVSVKKSGVVTAGDFELPHNVEIVNPEQVIATVTQNKPFSITCKVEKGVGYRPAASIEDSEEGQRIGRLRVDALFSPISRVAYRVESARLEQQTDLDKLILEIETNGAIEPEQAVSQAALLLHKQIAVFVDIEEELQESIEEEQVQIDPVLLRSIDDLELTVRSANCLKAEKIDCVGELVQRTEMELLKTPNLGKKSLNEIKDVLNQHGLRLGMVLENWPPAKK, from the coding sequence ATGAATTCTGTTTTACTACAACCACGTAATATCTCGGTAGAAGGAGATGGCGTTACGTCTAAGGTTGTACTTGAGCCTTTGGCCAGAGGGTTTGGCCATACATTAGGCAACGCGTTACGTCGAATCTTACTCTCTTCTATGGAAGGTGCCGCCGTCGTTGAATGTGAGATTGAAGGTGTGTTGCATGAATATGCAACCATCGAAGGTGTCCAAGAAGACGTGATGGATATTTTGCTGAATTTACGTTCACTAGCGATTAGAATGCCCGAAGGTGATGAGGCGACAATCAGTGTTTCTGTAAAAAAATCTGGCGTTGTTACTGCGGGTGACTTTGAGTTGCCACATAATGTGGAGATTGTAAATCCTGAGCAAGTTATTGCAACAGTGACTCAAAATAAACCTTTTTCTATTACCTGTAAAGTCGAGAAAGGCGTTGGGTATCGCCCAGCGGCTTCTATCGAAGATAGCGAGGAAGGTCAGCGAATTGGTCGGTTGCGTGTGGATGCGTTATTCAGTCCAATTAGTCGAGTCGCCTATCGTGTAGAGTCGGCAAGACTTGAGCAACAAACCGATTTAGACAAGCTTATTCTTGAGATTGAAACGAATGGTGCGATTGAGCCAGAGCAAGCGGTCAGTCAAGCGGCATTGCTATTGCACAAGCAGATTGCGGTATTTGTCGATATTGAAGAAGAGTTGCAAGAGTCTATTGAAGAAGAGCAGGTGCAAATTGATCCTGTTTTGCTTCGCTCGATAGATGATTTAGAGTTGACAGTGCGCTCTGCGAATTGTCTAAAAGCAGAAAAAATTGATTGTGTTGGCGAATTGGTCCAGCGTACCGAGATGGAATTATTAAAAACGCCGAATCTCGGGAAAAAGTCGTTGAATGAGATCAAAGACGTGCTAAACCAGCATGGCCTAAGACTTGGTATGGTTTTGGAAAATTGGCCTCCCGCTAAAAAATAA
- the rpmJ gene encoding 50S ribosomal protein L36 has product MKVGASVKPICKDCKVIRRNGAIRVICKANPRHKQRQG; this is encoded by the coding sequence ATGAAAGTAGGAGCATCTGTAAAACCAATCTGCAAAGATTGTAAAGTAATACGCCGAAATGGCGCAATCCGTGTGATTTGTAAGGCAAATCCACGACACAAGCAACGCCAAGGTTGA
- the rpsD gene encoding 30S ribosomal protein S4, which yields MARYIGPKCKLSRREGVDLELKSGIRSLDSKCNMSAKPGQHGAGRGRLSDYGLQLREKQKLRRTYGILEKQFRNYFKKASSSKGSAGENLLRLLECRLDNVVYRMGYASTRAEARQLVSHGAILVDGARVNVPSFQVKAGMTVAVREKSRNQERIQNALALAESREAVDWMEVDNKKMSGEFKRVPDRIDLSADINESLVVELYSK from the coding sequence ATGGCCAGATATATAGGACCAAAATGTAAATTAAGCCGTCGCGAAGGCGTAGATCTTGAGTTAAAGTCAGGGATTCGTTCGCTAGACTCTAAATGTAATATGAGTGCGAAACCAGGTCAGCATGGAGCAGGTCGTGGACGCTTGTCAGATTATGGGTTGCAACTTCGTGAGAAACAAAAACTACGTCGTACTTATGGTATTTTAGAAAAGCAGTTCCGTAACTACTTCAAAAAAGCATCTTCTTCTAAGGGTTCAGCGGGTGAAAATTTGTTGAGATTGCTTGAGTGTCGTTTGGATAATGTGGTTTATCGTATGGGTTACGCATCAACGCGTGCTGAGGCCCGTCAGTTGGTGTCACATGGCGCTATACTGGTGGATGGCGCACGTGTTAATGTCCCTTCTTTTCAGGTAAAAGCAGGTATGACCGTTGCGGTGAGAGAAAAATCACGTAATCAAGAGCGTATCCAAAATGCGTTAGCCCTTGCTGAAAGTCGTGAGGCAGTAGACTGGATGGAAGTCGATAACAAAAAAATGAGTGGTGAATTCAAACGTGTGCCAGATCGAATTGATTTATCGGCAGATATTAACGAGTCGCTGGTTGTTGAGCTTTACTCGAAATAA
- the cgtA gene encoding Obg family GTPase CgtA yields the protein MKFVDEAIIMVRAGKGGNGAVSFHREKFVPFGGPDGGDGGDGGSIYVKASTALNTLSEFRYKRKFFAADGSAGKGGNCTGAAGEDLVLLVPVGTMIFDEEEDRLIADLTTEGQVQLIAQGGYHGLGNTRYKSSTNRAPRQSKPGSAGEERMLRLELKVLADVGLLGLPNAGKSTFISAVSHARPKIADYPFTTLHPNLGVVALSPISSFVIADIPGLVEGAAEGHGLGIQFLKHLSRTSILLHIVDASPYSDSGGDVLGDIIKISNELKKYSAEVAEKPRWLVLNKVEMRSAEALDALMSEIKQELRWTGPIYAISALAKQGTQPLCQAIMAYLSTEEDVFL from the coding sequence ATGAAATTTGTTGATGAAGCGATTATTATGGTTCGCGCTGGTAAGGGTGGAAACGGTGCGGTCAGTTTTCATCGAGAAAAATTCGTGCCATTTGGCGGGCCTGATGGTGGTGATGGTGGCGATGGGGGTAGTATATATGTCAAAGCCAGTACCGCGCTGAACACGTTATCAGAGTTTCGCTATAAACGAAAGTTTTTTGCAGCCGATGGTTCGGCTGGCAAAGGCGGAAATTGTACTGGTGCAGCAGGGGAGGACCTTGTTTTGTTGGTCCCTGTTGGGACGATGATATTTGATGAAGAGGAAGACCGTTTGATTGCTGACTTAACCACCGAGGGGCAGGTTCAGCTGATTGCTCAAGGCGGCTACCATGGCTTGGGTAACACCCGTTATAAATCATCAACAAATCGTGCGCCAAGGCAATCAAAGCCAGGCTCTGCTGGCGAAGAACGGATGCTCCGACTCGAGTTAAAAGTCCTTGCTGACGTTGGATTGTTGGGGTTACCAAATGCAGGGAAATCAACTTTTATTTCTGCCGTATCTCACGCGCGCCCGAAAATTGCTGATTATCCATTTACTACACTGCATCCCAATTTGGGTGTCGTGGCATTAAGCCCAATTAGTAGTTTTGTCATCGCCGATATTCCAGGATTGGTTGAAGGTGCCGCTGAAGGTCATGGCTTAGGGATACAGTTTTTAAAACACCTGTCTCGCACCTCTATTTTGTTGCATATTGTTGACGCTTCACCTTATTCTGATAGCGGTGGGGATGTGCTTGGTGATATAATTAAGATTAGTAATGAGCTCAAAAAATACAGCGCGGAAGTCGCCGAAAAACCACGTTGGTTGGTATTAAATAAGGTCGAGATGCGCTCTGCTGAGGCATTAGATGCATTGATGTCAGAAATTAAACAAGAATTGCGATGGACGGGGCCTATTTATGCGATTTCTGCGCTTGCAAAGCAAGGGACTCAGCCATTATGCCAAGCAATTATGGCTTATTTGTCGACTGAAGAAGACGTGTTTTTATAA
- the rplR gene encoding 50S ribosomal protein L18: MNKKQAKIRRGLRARTAMKTRGDTRLVVNKSSRHIYAQVVAAEGGKVLASASTLNADIKGATNYTGNIDAAEAVGKAVAEKAVAAGVKKVAFDRSGHKYHGRIKRLADAAREAGLDF; this comes from the coding sequence ATGAATAAAAAACAAGCAAAAATTCGTAGAGGTCTTCGTGCCCGTACGGCGATGAAAACAAGAGGTGATACGCGCTTGGTTGTCAATAAAAGCAGCCGTCACATCTATGCACAGGTTGTTGCTGCTGAAGGTGGCAAGGTTCTCGCTTCGGCATCTACGCTAAACGCCGATATCAAAGGGGCGACAAATTATACTGGTAATATCGATGCGGCTGAGGCGGTTGGTAAAGCGGTTGCTGAAAAAGCGGTTGCAGCGGGTGTAAAAAAAGTTGCATTTGACCGTTCGGGTCACAAGTACCATGGCCGTATAAAGCGGCTTGCTGATGCTGCGCGTGAAGCGGGCTTAGATTTTTAA
- the rpsH gene encoding 30S ribosomal protein S8 yields the protein MMMSDPIADMLTRIRNAQSVGKATVSMRASKLKAAIANVLKEEGYIVDFRQDEGPKSQLTITLKYFQGRPVIEEINRVSRPGLRRYKSKDELPSVKGGLGIAVVSTSHGVMTERSARAKGLGGEIVCEVY from the coding sequence ATTATGATGAGTGATCCGATAGCTGATATGCTAACGCGTATCCGCAATGCACAGTCTGTTGGTAAAGCAACAGTTAGTATGCGTGCATCGAAGTTAAAGGCGGCAATCGCCAACGTACTAAAAGAGGAAGGTTACATAGTAGATTTTCGGCAAGATGAAGGTCCTAAATCACAACTAACGATTACGCTGAAATACTTTCAAGGCCGTCCTGTTATTGAAGAAATTAATCGTGTGTCCCGCCCTGGGTTACGACGATATAAATCAAAAGATGAGTTGCCAAGTGTAAAAGGTGGATTGGGTATAGCGGTAGTTTCTACTTCCCATGGCGTCATGACCGAACGATCAGCCAGAGCCAAAGGGCTCGGTGGCGAGATTGTTTGCGAAGTTTATTAA
- the rpmD gene encoding 50S ribosomal protein L30: MSKVKVTLVKSMHGRKKGHKECVRGLGLRKMHHTVEVLDTPENRGMINKAYYMLKVEEA, encoded by the coding sequence ATGAGTAAAGTAAAAGTAACATTAGTCAAGAGTATGCACGGACGTAAAAAAGGGCACAAAGAATGTGTTCGAGGTCTTGGGTTGCGTAAAATGCATCATACCGTTGAGGTGTTAGACACGCCTGAGAACCGTGGCATGATCAATAAAGCCTATTATATGCTCAAAGTAGAGGAGGCATAA
- the rpsE gene encoding 30S ribosomal protein S5, which produces MMAENIRNEQPEFIEKLVEVNRVSKAVKGGTNFAFTALVVVGDGQGKVGFGYAKAKEVPVAIQKSMEKAKSSMVQVSLYEGTLQHPIAIKNGAVDLYMQPASSGTGVIAGGAMRAVFEVVGVKDVLAKCNGTRNKGNVVRTTIKALQEMSSPKYVADKRGKKISEVLGS; this is translated from the coding sequence ATGATGGCAGAGAATATACGAAATGAACAGCCTGAGTTTATTGAAAAGCTCGTAGAGGTGAACCGCGTATCCAAGGCGGTCAAAGGGGGAACTAACTTTGCGTTTACCGCCTTAGTCGTTGTCGGCGATGGGCAGGGTAAGGTTGGGTTTGGTTATGCAAAAGCCAAAGAAGTCCCTGTTGCAATTCAAAAAAGCATGGAAAAAGCCAAAAGTAGCATGGTGCAAGTCAGTCTGTATGAAGGGACGTTACAGCACCCGATTGCCATTAAAAATGGCGCAGTGGATTTGTATATGCAGCCCGCTTCATCTGGTACGGGTGTCATCGCTGGCGGCGCTATGCGTGCCGTTTTTGAAGTGGTTGGCGTGAAAGATGTCTTGGCGAAATGCAATGGCACTCGAAATAAGGGTAATGTTGTCAGAACAACAATCAAAGCGTTACAAGAAATGTCTTCCCCTAAGTATGTTGCTGATAAGCGAGGCAAGAAAATTTCAGAGGTTTTAGGCTCATGA
- the proB gene encoding glutamate 5-kinase, which translates to MDDQQFKAPLESAVNSPVWVIKIGSAILTDYGKTIDRALITALAQQISQLRQAGKQVILVSSGAIAAGIQKLGWAEKPSALPKQQAAAAVGQAVLARVYEEIFFTQGIQTAQILLTHEDAADRKRYLNIRATVNALLDSGILPIVNENDTVSFDEIRFGDNDNLGAMVANLTHAGMYVILTDQNGLYDADPREHPSAKLVRYDFADNPMLDTYIGQSKSTLGSGGMLTKLQAARKAMNSGTATAITHGHRGNNIVSLLTGDFEGTLLFSHQGVPAKKQWLASQLQTRGTLIVDEGAAQALLAQGKSLLSIGIVRIAGHFPRGAIVSVVDNKGIEIAKGIVNYGSQDLEKIIGIPSYEIANVLGFVLEKHIIHRDNLALVSG; encoded by the coding sequence ATGGATGACCAACAATTTAAAGCGCCGCTAGAAAGCGCGGTAAACAGCCCCGTTTGGGTGATTAAAATCGGCTCTGCCATACTGACCGATTATGGCAAGACAATCGATCGAGCGCTAATTACTGCATTGGCGCAGCAAATCAGCCAGTTGCGTCAGGCGGGTAAGCAGGTGATTTTGGTGTCATCAGGGGCGATTGCGGCAGGAATACAAAAGTTAGGCTGGGCAGAAAAACCAAGTGCATTACCAAAACAACAAGCTGCGGCGGCTGTAGGGCAGGCGGTATTAGCGCGGGTTTATGAAGAGATTTTTTTCACCCAAGGCATACAAACGGCGCAAATATTGCTGACACACGAAGACGCCGCAGACCGCAAACGTTATTTAAATATTCGCGCAACAGTTAATGCATTGTTAGATAGCGGCATTTTGCCAATTGTTAACGAGAATGATACGGTATCTTTTGATGAAATTCGTTTTGGTGACAATGATAATTTAGGGGCAATGGTGGCTAATTTAACGCATGCTGGTATGTATGTGATTCTAACTGACCAAAATGGGCTGTATGATGCCGACCCGCGTGAGCATCCAAGTGCCAAATTGGTGCGTTATGATTTTGCCGATAATCCTATGCTGGACACGTATATTGGGCAGTCTAAATCAACGCTAGGCTCAGGCGGTATGCTGACTAAGCTGCAGGCTGCGAGAAAGGCCATGAACTCAGGCACAGCGACTGCCATTACGCATGGTCATCGGGGAAACAATATCGTGAGCTTATTGACGGGTGATTTTGAAGGCACGTTGCTTTTCTCACACCAAGGTGTGCCTGCTAAAAAACAATGGCTAGCCAGTCAATTGCAGACACGGGGTACATTGATTGTCGACGAAGGCGCCGCACAGGCGTTGCTGGCACAAGGTAAAAGTCTACTTAGTATTGGTATTGTCAGGATTGCAGGTCATTTCCCTCGTGGCGCGATTGTCTCGGTGGTTGATAATAAAGGAATTGAAATCGCTAAAGGTATTGTTAATTATGGGTCGCAAGACCTTGAGAAAATCATCGGAATACCCAGTTATGAAATCGCCAATGTTCTAGGTTTTGTGCTAGAAAAACATATTATTCATCGCGATAACTTGGCGTTGGTTTCAGGTTAA
- the rpsM gene encoding 30S ribosomal protein S13 — protein MARIAGINIPVHKHADIALTAVYGIGRKTAIDICAAVGVSPSTKIKDLTDDQIEKIRAQVGEYTVEGDLRREKAMDIKRLMDLGCYRGLRHRRGLPCRGQRTKTNARTRKGPRKPIKR, from the coding sequence ATGGCTCGTATAGCTGGTATTAATATTCCAGTGCACAAACATGCTGATATTGCACTGACTGCCGTTTACGGTATTGGTCGCAAAACAGCCATTGATATTTGTGCTGCGGTTGGGGTTAGTCCGTCAACCAAGATAAAAGATTTGACCGATGATCAAATTGAAAAAATTCGCGCGCAGGTTGGTGAATATACAGTGGAAGGCGATCTTCGTCGTGAGAAAGCGATGGATATTAAACGTCTGATGGATTTGGGTTGCTACCGTGGATTGAGGCACCGACGTGGTCTGCCTTGTCGTGGTCAGCGAACAAAGACAAATGCACGTACCCGAAAGGGCCCACGTAAACCAATTAAGCGTTAA
- the rpsK gene encoding 30S ribosomal protein S11, with translation MAKSPTKTKRKVKKVVTEGVAHIQASFNNTIVTITDNQGNALAWATSGGSGFRGSRKSTPFAAQVAADRAGAIAKEYGMQTLHVNVKGPGPGREAAVRSLNAAGFNIHTITDVTPIPHNGCRPPKKRRV, from the coding sequence ATGGCTAAATCACCAACTAAAACAAAAAGAAAAGTTAAAAAAGTGGTAACCGAAGGGGTTGCGCACATACAGGCTTCTTTTAATAACACGATTGTGACGATTACCGATAACCAAGGTAATGCGCTCGCATGGGCGACATCAGGCGGCTCAGGCTTTCGTGGTTCACGAAAAAGCACCCCGTTTGCGGCACAGGTTGCTGCTGATCGTGCAGGCGCTATCGCGAAAGAGTACGGTATGCAAACATTGCATGTGAATGTGAAAGGACCAGGTCCTGGTCGAGAAGCTGCGGTTCGTTCTTTAAATGCTGCTGGGTTTAATATTCATACGATAACGGACGTGACCCCCATTCCACATAATGGCTGCCGTCCGCCAAAAAAACGTCGTGTATAA